ACATAGCGCTCGTAGGTTTCGTCGGCGATCAGCAGGACGCCGCGCTCGGCGCAGCCGGTCACCAAGCGAGCCAACTCGTCCGCCGCCAGCAGCCCGCCGGTGGGATTGCAGGGCGCATTCACCAGGACCGCCCGGGTGCGCTCCGTGATCGCCGCCAGCAGCGGTTCCGCGCGCAGCCGAAAGGCCTCCTCGGCGATCGTCGGAACCGGCACCGGTCGGGCGCCGGCAAAGCGAATCTGTTGCGGGAAGCTCACCCAGCAGGGGCTCGACACCACCACCTCGTCGCCGGCCTCGAAGAGGGCCAGGGCGAGCTCCATCAGCGCCGCCTTGGCGCCGCAGGTGACGATGACCGATTCTTCCTCCCAGGGCGCCCCGGCGCGACGCGCCAGATCCTGCGCCAGGGCGCGGCGCAAGCTCGGCAGCCCGTCCGTCGGGGTGTAGCGGGTCCATCCCTCGGCGAGGGCACGGCGCGCCCCTTCGATGGCCATCGCAGGGGACGAAAAGTCCGGTTCACCGACCCCTAGATTGACCACCTCGACGCCTTGCTGGCGCAATTCGGCAGCCCGCCGGGTGATGCGCGTGGTGGCCGATTCGGCGATCCGGTCGACGGCGGAGGAAAGCTTCACAGCGCGCGATGGTATCACCGGCCAGCAGCGATTTAGCCCTTTCTTTGCAGCGTTTTTCCCCTCCCGGGACGGCCTCCGCCGGAAATCTCAGGCAAGCCTTCGGGGCTTCCGACCGGGACTCTCCGGCCTGCGGTTCTTGCCCTTCCGCCAGGGCCCGGCGAGACTTGCACAGTCCTTGCAGAGCTTTTCCCTCAGGGCCCGTCGCGTGCCGATTCGGCGGGTATCGCGATCCGAAGACCGTCGCTGCCGAGAGGAGTCGTTTCCATGATCCGTTCCGTCATCACTCTGTGCGCCGCCCTGCTGCTGGCGGTGGCCGCTTCGTCGGCCCAGCAGCCCCCGGCGCCGGAAGCCCCGGCCGTCGAGCTGCGCTGGTTCGATCGTGTCGAGCCGGCCCTCGAAGAGGCCCGGGCCTCGAAGCGCCTGGTGTTCGTCGACCTCTACGCCGACTGGTGTGGCTGGTGCAAGAAGCTCGACGACGACGTCTTCTCGACGCCCGATTTCGCTCGCCTGGCGGATCGCTTCGTCCTGCTGCGAGTCGACGTCGAAGACCGCGGCGAAGGCATGCGTCTGCAGGATCGTTTTCGTGCCACCAGCCTGCCGACGGCCTTGGTGATCGATCCCGATCAGGTACTCATCGGCTCCGTGCGCGGCTACTTCCCGGCCTCGACCTTCATTCGCAAGATCGAGAGCGAGGTCATCCACTACGAAAGCTTCATGGACGGCTACTACCGGGATGTCGAATCCCAGGACCCGCAGATCCTGCGCAATCTCGCCGAAGCTCTGCGCCAGCGCTTCGACGGTGCCCGCGCCGCCGACCTCTACCGCCGACTGCTCGAGCACGACAAGCTCGCCCTCGAGGGGCGTCCCTGGCTCGAGCTGCTGTTCGCCGACGCCCTGCGCCTGGCGGGCGACCTCGACGAAGCCAAGAAAGCGATCGCGGCCGTTTCCACGGAGGATCCGCGCCTCGCCGAGGCGGTGGGAGTGTTTCGCATTCGTCTGGCCAACGATCAGCGTGACTGTGCCGGCGCCGACAACGCGGTCGCCAGCTTCGCCACCAACTATCCGACGAGCCGCTTCCTGCCGGAAGCCAAGCACACCCTCAAGCGTCTGCGCTCCGACCAGACCGCCGACTGCAGCTAGGCTGCCCAGACTACCGCCGGAGATACGCTCGTCATGCGCTCGATCCTCACCTTGCTGCTCGTCGCCCTCACCCTGCCGGCCACCGCGCAGCAGGAAGAAAAGGCATCGGTTCGACTGCTCGCCGACCACACCGCCTATGCCGCCGGCTCTTCGGCGCGACTAGCGGCGGTGGTGGCCATCGACGAGGGCTGGCACGTCAACTCGAACACCCCGACCTTCGATTGGTTGATCCCCACCGAGATCTCCTTGGAGGGTCCCGCCGGCTGGTCCGAGCCCCAGCTTCTCTACCCGGCCGGCGTCGACCGCACCTTCGCCTTCGCCGACCAGGCGCTGTCGGTCTATGAGGGCGAAGTCAAGATCCTGGCGGCGGTGCCGATTCCCGCCGGCACCGGCGACGGCGAGCACCGGCTGAGCGGCGAGCTGCTCTTCCAGGCCTGTGACCACAACTCCTGTCTGCCCCCGGTGCGCACTCCGATCGAGCTCGCCGTCACCGTCGGCGCCGGCGGCCAGCCTGCCAACGCCGCCGTCTTCGGCAACCTCTCTGGAGATCCGGCGGCGACCGCGACGGCCACCACCGGCCTGCCCTGGATGCTGCTCCTGGCGGTCATCGGCGGCTTGATCCTGAACGCCATGCCGTGCGTGCTGCCGGTGCTTTCG
This genomic interval from Acidobacteriota bacterium contains the following:
- a CDS encoding pyridoxal phosphate-dependent aminotransferase, with the protein product MKLSSAVDRIAESATTRITRRAAELRQQGVEVVNLGVGEPDFSSPAMAIEGARRALAEGWTRYTPTDGLPSLRRALAQDLARRAGAPWEEESVIVTCGAKAALMELALALFEAGDEVVVSSPCWVSFPQQIRFAGARPVPVPTIAEEAFRLRAEPLLAAITERTRAVLVNAPCNPTGGLLAADELARLVTGCAERGVLLIADETYERYVYDESFTSAASLAGEAPDTVVVVGSFSKTYAMTGWRLGYLAGPAAVVAAVSRLQSHFSGNPTTFAMVGALEALAEPESQIAARRAEFRRRRELVMARLATLPGFACRPPGGAFYVFPRVDDLFGEGIADSSALAEHLLEEGRVAVVPGLAFGDDRHLRISYACSEADLREGLDRIATALAAVA
- a CDS encoding thioredoxin family protein; its protein translation is MIRSVITLCAALLLAVAASSAQQPPAPEAPAVELRWFDRVEPALEEARASKRLVFVDLYADWCGWCKKLDDDVFSTPDFARLADRFVLLRVDVEDRGEGMRLQDRFRATSLPTALVIDPDQVLIGSVRGYFPASTFIRKIESEVIHYESFMDGYYRDVESQDPQILRNLAEALRQRFDGARAADLYRRLLEHDKLALEGRPWLELLFADALRLAGDLDEAKKAIAAVSTEDPRLAEAVGVFRIRLANDQRDCAGADNAVASFATNYPTSRFLPEAKHTLKRLRSDQTADCS